The window GTCGTCATAGTTGCTACTTTTCTTGTTATGTATAGTCTCGACATTGTCAGCGAAGTATAATGAACAAAACGCTAAAAACTCATCAGCTAGATATCCTTCTGATATTGAACCCTCAGGTTTACTCCTGTTTTGCACATAAGATTTTAATGTGGCTAAATACCTGAAGAAAAACCAATTATGAAGATCAAATTCCATGAACATACTTAATTAAACAATTTACTATAATATTTCTGTTATACAGCCGATATTAAAACATGTTATATTGTGTGTGAGTATGTAATTTACTACCTCTCAATTGGATACATCCAACGATAATGCATTGGTCCTCCAATTCTAGCCTCATAAGCAAGGTGAACAGAAAGATTAACCATTACGTCAAAGAACGATGGTGGAAAAAATCCTCTCCATATAGCAAAGTATTTTTCCAATATCATTTTCCATTTGAACCAATTCAGTTGGATCGAGAACTTTACAGCATAAGCGTCTATAGTAACGACACAACTTGATCACAACAGAGCGGACATGCTTAGGTAGACTATTTCGTATGTAAATTGGAAGCAACTGTTGCATCAAAATATAATTGTCGTAACTTTTAAGGCCACCAATTTTTGGAGGGTCGAGTTGAACGCATCTTGAAATATTAGCTGAATAACCATCAGGAACTTTCACTGCTTTAAGCATCCAACAAAATctatctttttcttttttattcatTGAGAAACACTCAGGTGGAAAATCTACTTTGTTGTTTTCTACAACTTCGGTATGTAGTTCATTTCGAATTCCCATTTCTTCTAAATCATAACGCCCATTTATATGATCTTTTGTCTTTTCATCTAAATTCATTAATGTTCCAATGACACTATCACATACATTTTTCTCAATATGCATTACATCTAGATTATGTCGTATCAAGTTGTCTTTCCAGTACGGTAATTTGAAGAATATACTTATCTTCTTCCAATTATACGGCAATACTGGGCTGTCCTTGACTAGTTTCCCAAATTTATATTCATCAATACCATTTAGCTCATTAAGAACGTCTGACTCTATCAAGCAAGTTGGTTTAGTCTCCAACTCTTAAGTGCCATCAAACGAATTTTTTTCCTTCCGATACGCATGTCTCTTTGACAACAATCGACGATGTCCCATAAAAATAAATTTCCTACTACGTCTCAACCGAATCGATTTTATAAGCTTATGGCAGGATGGACATGCAAGTTTACCTTTAGTGCTCCATCCAGATAAGTTGGCATACGCAGGAAAGTCACTTATTGTCCATACCATACCAGCACGCATTTGAAAGTTACTATTTGTTGATGAATCATATGTCTCTACTCCATGATCCCACAACAACTTTAGCTCATCCACTAGAGGTTTCAAATATACATCTATATTATTCCCTAGCGCAGATGGTCCTGGTATTAGTAGAGTAAGCATGAAATAGGGTTTTTTTCATGCACATCCAAGGAGGTAGATTATATGGAATCAATACAACAGGCCATATACTATGGGAATTACTCATATTTCCAAAAGGGTTAAACCCATCACTCGCTAAACCAAGCCTGACATTATGGGATTCCTTTGCAAATTCACGATATTTATGATCAAATGTTTGCCAAGCTGGTGAATCTTCCGGATGTCTCTGTAATCCATCTTTCGTGCGACCCTCTTCGTGCCATCTCATGGAGGCATCTGCTTTAGATGACATATATAACCTTTGCAAACGCGGGATGAGAGGAAAGTAACGCAAAACCTTTGATGGGACCTTATTATGATCATTGGCTGTTAAGTTTTCCTCATCATCTGAATCATCTTCACTTGTTTTATACCGTGACTTGTGACATACGACACACTCCATTTTATCCTTGTTTTGTTTCCAATACCACATAAAATCATTAGGGCATGCATCGAAATTTTCATAACCTAGTCCTAAATCTCTTATTAACTACCATAGATCATACAGTGACTTAGGTATGGCTGCTTCCGGGAAGGCTTCCCTTAAAGTATCAATGATCATGTTGAAACCCTTGTCATTACATTTGCCAATACACTTGCTATGAAATAGTCTAACTACGAAAGAAAGAACAGAGAACTTTTTACATCTGGGGTATAGTTCTTGCTTTACACTCTCCAATCCTTTATAAAACTTTTTGGCACTTTTGTTTGGTAAGCTATGATCTTCAGTTTTAAGTATGTTATCATCAAACCAATAATGGGTGTCATACACCAATCCTATCATGTCATCTTCTGCATCTTCCATAGGAATGTCACATGGTTCGATGATCGGAGTTTGAATTGTATAGCCTTTAAAAAAACTGTCACATCGTAGACGTGTTCTAGCATCATACCGTCCAACCCATTTTAGATTAACACACTTATTGCATGGGCATGCTATCTCACCATTTACACCCtcctttttaaatatataatcaATAAACTTATCAAGACCTTTTTTATATGCAGAAGAATTTCTCGGGCTAGACATCCAATTTGTGTCCATCCTGGATGAAACAATGCAATCATCAtctaatttatataaaaatattgta of the Rutidosis leptorrhynchoides isolate AG116_Rl617_1_P2 chromosome 5, CSIRO_AGI_Rlap_v1, whole genome shotgun sequence genome contains:
- the LOC139849151 gene encoding uncharacterized protein, whose product is MECVVCHKSRYKTSEDDSDDEENLTANDHNKVPSKVLRYFPLIPRLQRLYMSSKADASMRWHEEGRTKDGLQRHPEDSPAWQTFDHKYREFAKESHNVRLGLASDGFNPFGNMRPSALGNNIDVYLKPLVDELKLLWDHGVETYDSSTNSNFQMRAGMVWTISDFPAYANLSGWSTKESDVLNELNGIDEYKFGKLVKDSPVLPYNWKKISIFFKLPYWKDNLIRHNLDVMHIEKNVCDSVIGTLMNLDEKTKDHINGRYDLEEMGIRNELHTEVVENNKVDFPPECFSMNKKEKDRFCWMLKAVKVPDGYSANISRCVQLDPPKIGGLKSYDNYILMQQLLPIYIRNSLPKHVRSVVIKLCRYYRRLCCKVLDPTELVQMENDIGKILCYMERIFSTIVL